Within the Salinirubrum litoreum genome, the region GCGTCACACGGCGTGAGCGACTGCGTTCGTCGTGACCGGGCGTCTACTCCTCGCGCAGTTGCTTGCGTTCGGAGGCGTCTCGCGGCGTTCCGGACTGCTGGGCGTGTGCGAGTGCGAGAACGACGAGCGCCAGCGAGACGAGCAAGAGGAGGTTCGCACCGGAGACGAGTCCGGCGGGCGGGAGTCCGAGCGAGACGAGTACCCCCAGCAGGACACCGAACAGGCCGACGGCGAGGTAGTACACCTGCCACGCCGGCCCCTCGTCGTGGGGGTTGAGATACGGGTCGAGGAGTCGCACGCGGTCGGTGAGTCTGATCGTCCCGGTGTCGTCGTGTTCGATCAGGCCGACCTCGGTCAGTCGCGGGACGTGACTCTGGTACAGCGAGACGTACACGCGTCGGCTCTGCTTCTCGGTCACGTCCTCCGGGTCCTCGTCTTCTTCCCAACCGGCGACCGCGTTCGCCACGTCGCGGAGCGGTGCCTCGCCGCCGTGCTCCTGGAGGTAGTAGATGATCTGTCGCCGCCGGCGGTTGCTGAGGATGTCGAAGACGGTGTCTTCGTCCAGCGGTTCGGCGTTCGAACCGGCGACTCCCGACAGCACCTCGCCGATGAGCCGTCTCGGGCGGCTCGACGAATCGCTCGACATCGGGAGGCTACGCCCACCGCCTCGGCGTCCGCCGCTGGTCTGGTACACGATAGATCGACATGGGTACTTCTGCAATGTGTCCGGGCTTTGTTACGATGTTCCTACCCGCTGAACGGTTGGTTATTCGGTAGGTAGCACCTCGCTGGCGACGGAGCGCGTCTGACGCTTCGAGCGGCGAAAACCGCCCGCCTGCGACCGACCGACCATCTCCATCCGTGGTAAAGAGACCCATAACAAAGGGGGAACTCGGCATCTCTTCTCACCGAGCAACGCTAACGATGGAACAGGAAGACGACGGACGACAGTTCGACGACACGGTCGGGTCGCCGGCGACTGCCGGTGAGCACGCAGTCGACCGACGGGAACCAGCCGACACGGCAGGTCCGGACACGGCCGAGTTCGGCACGAACGTCTCGGTCGCGGCCGACGCACGCGTCGGACTCCGGTACACAGACGACGCCGGTCCCGCCGTGATCGGCGACGACGCCACGATCAGGTCCGGGTCGGTGATCTACGCCGACACCACCGCCGGGGCCGGGCTGACGACCGGCCACCGGGTGCTGATCCGCGAGCAGACGACGCTCGGCGAGGATGTCCTCGTCGGCACCGACACCGTCGTCGAGGACCACTGCGAGATCGGCTCGCACGTCAGACTCCAGACCGGCGTGTACCTCCCGTCGTACACGACCGTCGGCGACCGGGTGTTCGTCGGGCCGCGCGCCACGATGACGAACGACCCGTACCCCGTCCGCCAGACGGCCGACCTCGTGGGACCGACCCTCGCGGACGACGCGACCGTCGGCGCGAACGCGACACTGCTGCCCGGCGTCCACGTCGGGGAGCGCGCGTTTGTCGCCGCCGGCGCGGTCGTCACCGAAGACGTTCCACCCGACACATTGGCCGTCGGCGCACCTGCCCGTCACCGACCGCTCCCCGCCGAACTGGCAGGAGGCAACGACTTACCGTGATCCCTATCGCACGCCCCCGACTCGGTCCGACCGAACGCGACCGCCTCCTCGCTGTCCTCGACTCCGGCTATCTGGCCGACGGTCCCGAGGTCCGCGAGTTCGAGACGAACTTCGCCGACTACTGTGGCACCGCCCACGGGGTCGCCGCCTCGAACGGGACGACCGCGCTCCACGCCGCGCTGGTCGCCCTCGGTGTCGACCCCGGCGACCGCGTGGTGACCACGCCCT harbors:
- a CDS encoding DUF7344 domain-containing protein: MSSDSSSRPRRLIGEVLSGVAGSNAEPLDEDTVFDILSNRRRRQIIYYLQEHGGEAPLRDVANAVAGWEEDEDPEDVTEKQSRRVYVSLYQSHVPRLTEVGLIEHDDTGTIRLTDRVRLLDPYLNPHDEGPAWQVYYLAVGLFGVLLGVLVSLGLPPAGLVSGANLLLLVSLALVVLALAHAQQSGTPRDASERKQLREE
- a CDS encoding acyltransferase codes for the protein MEQEDDGRQFDDTVGSPATAGEHAVDRREPADTAGPDTAEFGTNVSVAADARVGLRYTDDAGPAVIGDDATIRSGSVIYADTTAGAGLTTGHRVLIREQTTLGEDVLVGTDTVVEDHCEIGSHVRLQTGVYLPSYTTVGDRVFVGPRATMTNDPYPVRQTADLVGPTLADDATVGANATLLPGVHVGERAFVAAGAVVTEDVPPDTLAVGAPARHRPLPAELAGGNDLP